In Lonchura striata isolate bLonStr1 chromosome 11, bLonStr1.mat, whole genome shotgun sequence, the following proteins share a genomic window:
- the BNC1 gene encoding zinc finger protein basonuclin-1, whose amino-acid sequence MQHAIRCTLVNCSCQCFKPGKINQRQCDQCRHGWVAHALSKLRIPNLYPSSQVEIVQSNVVFDISSLMLYGTQAVPVRLKILLDRLFSVLKQEEVIQILHALDWTLQDYIRGYVLQDASGKVLDHWSIMTTEEELATLQQFLRFGETKSIVELMAIQEKEGQSIIIPPPTANLDIRAFIESCNPHSPNFSASLDKMSPTSIHPFENIVNSMAFMLPFQFFSPVPPPLIGSPPERHLIEQGQDHSNETKQDLQIPFSENSFLTSSSTPFQVENERSINGPDITKTEDDALLSDSSSHNTAAKLEMTALSPENKMKSVEKNSGPRKGRVFCTACEKTFYDKGTLKIHYNAVHLKIKHKCTIEGCNMVFSSLRSRNRHSANPNPRLHMPMNRNNRDKDLRNGLTIAGPGDSKRTEFTILTPDSRTISNYASSCTDSKGQVGFSSIGHNGVLFPNLKTVQPVLPFYRSPVTPAELANTPGTLPSLPLVSSSIPEQLVSNELPFDMLPKKKSRKSSMPIKIEKEAVETPNESSDVASSEDDSRLQGVSDGELETCEHKIEKRVTDRVEKHPHSGNSWKSLSGVEGPKYFESVFAPNNKYIEDISENELQHCEKEVKPEENQPLKIVSHEIIYEDPKHHHSDVIKPVTEPPMYIKEQSNHRIPKNDCPELQHHLLTGGFFSTLSNRGAAIPCFEDSKDMDHVSQHALGIQKEESRFHCDICKKTFKNPYSVKMHFKNVHLKEMHICTVEGCNAAFPSRRSRDRHSSNLNLHHKLLTKDTLEFNNHFNATYLLKDMAKEFCQDDSLKQHVGRTSVIFKGMNRTGSYIFPMSKIAEPCSESYGYDPLNDGAVLDLSTTSSIKSESSAHSSWDSDGGSEICTMPLDDSDESCEGPSLMPNDDLYQDCTLIEKANQNFINLPSSLPITCHICQKTYSNKGTFRAHYKTVHLRQLHKCKVPGCNTMFSSVRSRNRHSQNPNLHKSLAGSPTNLQ is encoded by the exons GCTATCCGGTGCACTCTCGTGAACTGTAGTTGTCAGTGTTTCAAACCTGGGAAAATAAATCAGCGACAATGTGACCAATGCCGGCATGGATGGGTAGCACATG cccTGAGCAAACTAAGGATTCCAAACCTCTACCCATCAAGCCAAGTAGAAATAGTTCAATCCAATGTTGTCTTTGATATCAGTAGCCTCATGTTGTACGGAACCCAAGCCGTTCCTGTGCGCCTTAAAATTCTGCTCGATCGGCTTTTCAGTGTTCTGAAGCAGGAAGAGGTGATACAGATTCTCCATGCTCTGGATTGGACACTGCAGGATTATATACGTGGATATGTGCTACAG GATGCTTCAGGAAAGGTGTTGGATCACTGGAGCATAATGACCACTGAAGAAGAACTGGCTACTCTGCAGCAGTTCCTTCGCTTTGGAGAAACTAAGTCCATTGTAGAGTTAATGGCAATTCAAGAGAAAGAAGGGCAGTCAATCATAATACCACCACCAACTGCCAATTTGGATATTAGGGCATTCATTGAGAGCTGCAACCCACACAGTCCtaatttttctgcttccttGGACAAAATGAGTCCCACCAGCATTCATCCCTTTGAGAATATTGTAAATAGCATGGCTTTCATGCTGCCATTTCAGTTCTTCAGTCCAGTGCCTCCACCTTTGATAGGCTCACCACCAGAAAGACATTTGATTGAGCAAGGTCAAGACCATAGCAACGAAACCAAACAAGATCTTCAGATACCATTTTCTGAAAACAGTTTCTTAACTTCTAGTTCCACACCGTTTCAAGTTGAAAATGAGAGGAGCATAAATGGTCCAGATATCACTAAAACAGAAGATGATGCCCTTTTAAGTGATTCCAGTTCACATAATACAGCAGCCAAGCTTGAAATGACAGCACTATcaccagaaaacaaaatgaaatctgTTGAAAAGAATTCTGGGCCTAGGAAAGGGCGTGTCTTCTGCACTGCATGTGAAAAAACATTTTACGATAAAGGTACTTTGAAAATACATTACAATGCTGTTCATCTGAAGATAAAGCACAAATGCACCATTGAGGGCTGCAATATGGTGTTTAGCTCATTGCGTAGTCGAAATCGACATAGTGCAAATCCTAACCCCAGACTCCATATGCCAATGAACAGAAATAACAGGGATAAAGATCTAAGAAATGGTTTGACCATTGCTGGACCTGGAGATAGTAAAAGGACAGAATTCACAATTTTAACTCCGGATAGCAGAACTATTTCCAACTATGCCAGCTCTTGTACAGATTCAAAAGGCCAGGTGGGATTTTCCAGTATTGGACATAATGGTGTCCTCTTTCCAAACCTGAAGACAGTACAGCCCGTTCTTCCTTTTTACCGTAGTCCAGTCACACCAGCTGAGCTTGCCAATACTCCGGGTACTCTTCCTTCTCTGCCTCTTGTTTCTTCCTCAATACCAGAGCAGCTTGTTTCCAATGAATTGCCATTTGACATGCTTCCCAAGAAGAAGTCTCGTAAGTCCAGTATGCCCATTAAGATAGAGAAAGAAGCTGTTGAGACACCCAATGAAAGTAGCGATGTTGCCAGTTCTGAAGATGATTCACGCCTGCAGGGGGTAAGCGATGGAGAGCTTGAGACCTGTGAGCATAAGATAGAGAAGCGGGTGACCGACAGGGTGGAAAAGCACCCCCATTCAGGTAATTCATGGAAATCTCTCTCTGGGGTAGAGGGCCCAAAGTATTTTGAATCTGTCTTTGCACCAAATAACAAATACATCGAGGATATCTCTGAGAATGAATTGCAACACTGTGAGAAAGAGGTTAAACCAGAAGAAAACCAACCATTAAAAATAGTTTCCCATGAGATTATATATGAAGATCCAAAACACCACCACAGTGATGTTATAAAACCAGTGACTGAACCCCCCATGTATATTAAAGAGCAGTCAAACCACAGGATTCCTAAAAATGACTGCCCTGAATTGCAACACCACTTGCTGACCGGGGGCTTTTTCAGCACTTTGTCAAACAGGGGTGCTGCCATTCCTTGTTTTGAAGACTCTAAAGATATGGATCATGTCAGTCAACATGCACTAGGGATTCAGAAGGAAGAAAGCCGCTTTCATTGTGACATCTGTAAGAAGACTTTTAAAAACCCTTACAGtgtaaaaatgcatttcaaaaatGTACATCTCAAAGAAATGCATATTTGCACAGTTGAGGGCTGTAATGCTGCTTTCCCTTCTCGTAGAAGTCGAGACAG ACATAGTTCAAACCTAAATCTTCATCATAAACTTCTGACTAAAGATACACTGGAATTCAACAACCATTTCAATGCAACATACCTCTTGAAAGACATGGCTAAGGAGTTTTGCCAAGATGACTCTTTAAAACAACACGTTGGACGTACTTCTGTAATCTTCAAAGGAATGAACAGAACAGGCAGCTACATTTTTCCAATGAGCAAAATTGCAGAACCCTGTTCTGAGAGTTATGGATATGATCCATTAAATGATGGAGCTGTTCTGGATCTAAGCACTACTTCCAGCATTAAATCTGAAAGCAGTGCTCATTCTTCTTGGGATTCTGATGGAGGAAGTGAAATATGCACCATGCCCTTGGATGATAGTGATGAAAGCTGTGAAGGACCCAGCCTAATGCCCAATGATGATCTCTACCAAGACTGTACTCTAATTGAGAAAGCTAATCAAAACTTTATAAACTTACCTTCCAGTTTGCCAATAACTTGTCATATATGTCAAAAAACATACAGTAATAAAGGAACTTTCAGGGCTCATTACAAAACTGTGCATCTCCGCCAGCTCCACAAATGCAAAGTCCCAGGTTGCAACACAATGTTTTCATCTGTTCGCAGTCGGAACAGGCACAGTCAAAACCCCAATCTGCACAAAAGTCTGGCTGGGTCACCAACTAACTTACAGTAA